The proteins below are encoded in one region of Sminthopsis crassicaudata isolate SCR6 chromosome 1, ASM4859323v1, whole genome shotgun sequence:
- the RPUSD1 gene encoding RNA pseudouridylate synthase domain-containing protein 1: MTHGTSRPHHLTCVSISAVYSPGFKPSMEPGCIENLSILYQSSDFIVVNKHWDLRIDSKMWYETLTLQSQLKHRFPELADPDTYYGFRFCHQLDFSTSGALCVALNKAAAGRAYKCFKERQVTKAYLALVRGHVQESRMTINHAIGKNTTEGLTHMMCIEGTEGCENAKPCLTELTVLERGVYDGDPVSKVLLQPLTGRTHQLRVHCSSSGYPIVGDFTYSFKKDSRPFRMMLHAFYLRIPTSGELIEVSTPDPFVPTLDANWQPQQLVHSLEEVIQTLKAAMDPPPEDTSPLPKVGPNVVTQETSAKESEEQRARCQQWLAEWAVEPEN, from the exons GCTTCAAGCCCAGCATGGAGCCAGGGTGCATAGAGAACCTCTCCATTCTGTACCAGAGTTCAGACTTCATTGTGGTCAACAAGCATTGGGACCTCCGCATTGACAGCAAGATGTGGTATGAGACCCTGACCCTGCAGAGTCAGCTGAAACACCGATTCCCAGAGCTGGCTGATCCTGATACCTACTACGGCTTCAG GTTCTGTCACCAGCTGGATTTCTCCACCAGTGGAGCGCTTTGTGTGGCTTTGAACAAGGCAGCGGCTGGCAGGGCCTACAAGTGCTTCAAGGAACGGCAGGTCACCAAAGCCTATCTTGCCCTG GTTCGAGGCCATGTGCAAGAGAGCAGAATGACCATCAACCATGCCATTGGGAAGAATACTACAGAAGGCCTGACCCACATGATGTGTATTGAAGGGACAGAAG GCTGTGAGAATGCCAAACCTTGCCTGACAGAACTAACAGTCCTAGAGCGTGGGGTGTATGATGGTGATCCAGTCTCCAAGGTCCTCCTCCAGCCCCTCACAG GCCGGACGCATCAGCTGCGAGTACACTGCAGCAGCAGTGGGTACCCCATTGTGGGCGACTTCACCTACAGCTTCAAGAAGGATAGCCGCCCATTCCGTATGATGCTGCACGCCTTCTACCTCCGCATCCCCACGAGCGGGGAGCTCATTGAGGTGAGCACGCCCGACCCCTTTGTGCCCACGCTGGATGCTAACTGGCAGCCCCAGCAGCTTGTCCACTCCCTGGAAGAAGTCATCCAGACCCTGAAGGCTGCAATGGACCCACCCCCTGAGGACACTTCACCTCTGCCCAAGGTTGGCCCAAATGTGGTCACTCAGGAGACCAGCGCCAAAGAATCGGAGGAACAGCGGGCCAGATGCCAGCAGTGGTTGGCTGAATGGGCCGTGGAACCAGAGAACTGA